A window of Fundidesulfovibrio putealis DSM 16056 genomic DNA:
GGGGCATGTACACGCAGGCCAGCACCAGCACCAGACCGTTCAATATCATGCGCGAATCCTTGAGCGGGCGCAGGAGCTCGGGCAGGCTCACCAGCAGGGCCGCGCCGAGAAGCGCCCCCCACTTGGAGCGCGCGCCGCCGATGAGCACGTAGGCCAGACAGGCCACGCCCGCGTCGAATGTTCCCTGGCGGGTGTTCCAGGTGTTCAGGAAGGGGGCGCTCATGGCTCCGACCACTCCGGCCAGGGCGCAGCCGATGACGAAGGCCTGCACCTTGCGCCAGGTGACGTTCACGCCCATGGCCCTGGCGGCCAGCTCGTCCTCGCGGATGGAGAAGAACAGGCGGCCCGTGCCGGTGGCCTCCAAGCGTTTGAGGAAAAGAAGCGTCAGCACCAGGAGCGGCCCGAAGAACCAGATGTAGGCCAGACGGCTCTCGAAGGCCTGGGGGATGCCGAAAATGCCCACGGCTCCGCCCGCGATAGGCATGTTCAGCACCAGGACGCCGAAGACTTGCACGAAGGCGATGGTTGCCAGGGCCAGATAGATGCCGCGCAGGCGAAGCGCCGGGAATCCGAGCCCAAGCCCCAGGAGGATGGAGATGAGCCCGGCCACCAGCCATTCCAGCGGGAAGATGAAGAAGCCCAGGGTTTCGCGCAGGGGAGCCAGGGCCGGATGCGTGCCCATGATGGCCGCCACGTAGCCGCCCAGGGCGTAAAACCCTATGCTGGCCAGGGACAGCTGCCCGGCCATGAGCGGGAAATACAGGCTCAGGCCCAGCAGCGCCTGCTGGATGATGGTCACGAAAAGAAAGCCGTAGCGCGAGATGAAATCTTCCACGGCTACACCTTCTGTTCCGCGTTTTTGCCAAGCAGGCCCTGAGGCCGCACCAGCAGGATGACGAAGAGCAGCACGTAGGCCACAGCCTCCTTGTAGGAGGACATGTCCGGTGGCAGGAAGGCCTCGGCCAGGCCGATGACCAGTCCGCCCACCACGGCGCCGGGGATGGAGCCCAGGCCGCCCAGCACGATGACCGCCAGGGCCTTCAGGCCGTAGGCCACGCCGAAGTACGGCCCGGCCAGCCCGAAGCTGACTCCGATGAGCGTGCCGGAGAGCCCGCCCAGGATGCCAGAGATGAAGAACGTGCCCATGATGAAGGTGTCCACGCCGATGCCAAGTAAGCTCGCGGTGTCCGGGTTCTCGGCGGTGGCCTGGAGGGCCTTGCCCTGCTTGGTGAAGTGGATGAACCACACCAGGGCCAGGAGCAGGAGCATGCTCACGCCGAAAAGAATCACCTGCACGGAGCGCACCGCGACGATCTTGTCGCCGATCTTGAAGATCATGGCCGCAGGCAGGGAGCCGAACACGTCGGGCGGGAAGGAGTATATCTCCGCGCCGAAGAGGTACTGGATCAGGTTCACCAGGATGAGCGCCACGCCGAGGCTGGACACCAGGGCCAGCAGGGCGTCCGCGCCGCGCTTGCGAAGCGGCCTGAAGGCCAGCCGCTCAACGGCCAGCCCGGCGAGTCCGGAGAGGAACGCGCCCGCCAAAAGCGCCAGCACGAAGGGCAGCTTGAAGGGCAGGGTCACTCCGGCCAGCATGCCGTTCAGCCCGAACTGGCCCACGGCCAGCACGTAGGTGAGGTAGGCCCCCAGGGTGAACACCGCGCCGTGGGCGAAGTTGATGATGCCCAGGATGGAGAACACCAGGGTGTAACCCAGGGCGAACACGGCGTAGACGCTGCCGATGGACAGGCCGTTCAGGAGATTTTGTAGAAACCAGGCTAGGGACATGGTACCAGGGTCTGCTTGAGTATCACGTTTGGGCCGGAAGGCCGGGAGCGGTGTCGGACCCGCCCGCGAAGCCGCCCGGACGGGCGAAAAGCCGGAAATGCCAGGGACGCGTTACAAATAGGGGGAGGCTTGCGCCTCCCCCGGATGCTGTCGTTACTTGGTCAGGACGAACGCGCCGGTCTTGCCGTCGGGGTTCATCTTGACGGTGGAGACGTAGAACTGCTTCTGGACGACCTCACCCTCCGGAGTCAGGCTGATCTCGCCCACCGGGGTGATGAAGGAACCGGTACGCAGGGCCTTGTTCAGGGCAACGCGCACTTCGGCCAGATCCATGTCGGTGATCTTCTTGCCGGTCTGCTTCTCGATGTTCCTGAGCGACTCGACCACCACCTGCACGGCGGTGAAGGCCTGGGCTGCGAACTGCGGGGGAGTCTTCTTGTAGGCTTCCTCGAACTTGGCCACGAAGGCCTTGTTGGTGGGGTTGTCGGCCTGGGGGCTGTAGGCCTGGGCCACCAGGATGCCTTCGCACAGGGGGCCGCACACCGGGAACATGTTGGTGGAGTTGAAGCCGTTGCCGCCGACGATCAGGCCCTTGTAGCCCAGCTGGCGCAGCTGCTTCACCAGGTTGCCGCCGTCGGCGGCGAGGCCGGAGATGACCACCAGGTCGGCGTTGGCGCCGAGCACGGCGGTCACCTGGGTGGTGAAGTCGGTGTCGGTGGTCTGGAACTTCTGGATGGTGACGACCTCAAGCCCCAGGCCCTTGATGGCTTCCTGGAAGATGCCGGTCTCCGAGGCGGAGAAGGCGTCGTTCTGGGCGAACATCACCACCACGCGCTTGATGTTGGGGTTCAGCGCCATGGCCTTCTTGAGGGAGTTGGGAGCCACGTCGGTCATGGGGGCGGAGATGCGGCCCACGAACTCGCCGATCTGGGGGATGCCCTTGGCGGTGTTGGAGGGTCCGACCACGGGCACCTTGGCCCGGTCGGCCAGGGGGTTGGCCGCGAAGGCCTGCTGGGACAGGGTGGGGCCGATGATGGCCACGACCTTGCCGGTGATCAGGCTCTGGAAAGCGTTGACCGCGCCCGCTTCGTCGCCGGCGGTGTCCTGGTAGATCAGCTTGATGGGGGTGCCGTTGATGCCGTTCTGGGCGTTGAAATAGGCCTCGGCGATTTTCGCGCCGTTCATCTGCTCTTCGCCGAAAAGGGCCACGTTGCTGGTTGTGGCCACGGCAAAGCCGATGGGAACGGGGTTTGCGACGGGTTCCGCCATGGCGGGGACCGCCAACGACAACAGCAAAGCCATGAGCGCAATCACTCGGGTCATGCTCTCCTCCGGGCTGATGGATGTGTTCGAATCCAGACAAATTCCTCTCAGCGAGGCTGTCTTGTCAAGCTATATCACCACGATCATATGCAGATCGCACACGTTGGTCATGGTGGGGCCGGTCTTGTACAGGCCGCCCAGGGCCTCGAAAAAGTGGTAGGAGTCGTTCTCGGCCAGGGCTTTCCCCATGGACAGGCCCATTTTCCGGGCTTTTTCCAACAATTGCGGCGTTGCGAAGGCTCCTGCGGCGTCCGTGGGGCCGTCCGAGCCGTCTGTCGAGGCGGACAGGTAATAGATGTTTTTGCCCGAGTCGGCGTCCTTGTCCATCTCGGCCAGGAAGGCCAGAGCCATCTCCTGGTTGCGCCCGCCCTTGCCCTCTCCGGCCAGGGTCACCACGGTCTCGCCGCCCAGCAGCACGCAGGCGGGTTTGGCCACCAGCATGCCGGACTTGCGCACGTCCTTGGCGATGCCCGCCTGGAACTTGGCGGCCTCGCGGGCCTCGCCGGTCAGCAGGCAGGTCAGGGGGGCCACGTTGTAGCCGAGCTCGCGAGCCTTGTCGCAGGCTGCCATCAGCGCGGCCTGGTTGGTGCCGATGAGGATGTTGTCGGCCAGGGCCAGCACAGGGTCGCCGGGCTTCACCGTCTCCTCCACCGCACCCTGTTCGCCCAGGGTCAAAACCTTGAGCACGTTGGGGGGCAGCTTGTCCGCGATGCCGTATTTGCGAACGATGCCCATGGCCTCGGCGAAGGTGCCCTCGTCGGCGCTGGTGACGCCTGAGGCGATGGTCTGGAGGCAGTCGCCCACCACGTCGGACAGGATGAAGTTGAGGCTCCTGGCCGGGGCCATGAGCTTGAGGAAACGCCCGCCCTTGAGCATGGACAGGTGCTTGCGCAGGCAGTTGATCTCGCGGATGTCGGCCCCGCAGGCCAAGAGGGCCTTGGTGGTCTCCTGCTTGTCGGAAAGGGTCAGCACGATGGTCTCGCCGTTTACCACGTAGCGAAGCGGCGCAGGCATGAGCGCCGAGCCGCCCCCGGAGATGCAGGTGATGACCAGGGTCTTGTCGTCGGCGCCGCGGGCCAGCTCGGCCAGCCGGAGCGCGCCGTCCACGCCGTTCTGGTCCGGCACGGGATGCCCGGACTCCACCTGCTCGATGCGCGTGAGCGTGTCCGTGTGGCCGTACTTCACCACCACCAGCCCAGCCGTTATCCTCCCGCCCAGGAGTTCCTCGAAGGCCCTGGCCATGCGGGCCGAAGCCTTGCCGCCGCCCAGCACCAGGATGCGCGAAAACGGCGTCAGGTCCACCCGGCGCACCTCGCCCTCCATGTCCACCACCAGCACGTCGCCCTCCAGGCGGACGTGGTTGGTGATCATCTTGTAGGGGTCGATGCGGTGAAGCGCTGCGGTGAAGATCGTCTCCAGATCCTTGGCGGGGTCACTGGTGGGCATGTTCTCTCCTTGGGGATTCGAAGTATGTGGATTCCACGTCCTGCGCAGTCATCGGACGCGCGAACAGATACCCCTGGCCCATCTCGCAACCGATCTCCTGCAGGATGGCGCGCTGGCCCAGGGTCTCGATGCCTTCGGCCACCACGGAGAGGCCCAGCCCGTGGGCCAGCCCGATGATGGCCCTGGCGATTTCCAGTGTGTCCGCGCGGGTTTCCAGATGCCTGACGAAGGCTATGTCCAGTTTGAGGTCATCGATGGGCAGCCTGTTCAGGTAGGCCATGGACGAGTACCCTGTTCCGAAATCGTCGATGCAGAAGCGCACGCCCACGGCCCGGAGCTGTTCGAGCTTGCGGATCATGGGAGCGCCGCCGGTCAAAAGCGAGGTCTCGGTGATCTCGAACTTCACCGAAGCCGAAGGCAGTCCGTTCTCCGCCAGCGTCTCCAGCACAAAACGGGTGAAATCCTGGTCCGGGATGTGCCGGGCCGACAGGTTCACCGAGAGCGTGAGCCCTGCCGCGTGCGGATAGCTGGCGCGCCACCCGGCGAAGGTGCGCAGGGCCTCGCGCATGATCCACTGCTCCAAGGGCACGATCTTGCCGGTCTCCTCGGCCAGGGGGATGAACTCCATTGGGGACACCGGTCCCAGCTCAGGATGGTTCCAGCGGACCAGGGTCTCGAAGCCGACCAGATCGCCGCCGCCCAGGCTCATGATGGGCTGGTAGACCAGATGGTAGTCGCCGTTTGCCAGAGAGCTCTCCAGGTCCCCTTCCAGCTGGAGGATGCGCTCGGTCTGGCGCAGGATGCTGGGCGAGAACACCCGGAAGCGGTTGCGCCCACGCTCGCGCGCCCTGCGCATGGCCAGATCCGCCTGGCGCACCAGCTCCTCGGCGCAGCTGTGCGTGGCCAGTCCCATGGCCAGGCCTATGCTGCTCCCCAGGCGCACCTCGCGCCCGCCAGCCGGGATGGGGAGCTTCAGGGCCTCCTGGATGCGCCTCATGACCTTGATCACGGTACGGAAGGTCTCGAAATCCTCCAGCAGCACCAGGAACTCGTCCCCGCCGAAACGCCCCACGGTGTCCAGGGTGCGCACGCAGTTCTGGATGCGCACGGCGCTCTCGCGCAGCACGTCGTCCCCGGCCTGATGGCCCAGGCTGTCGTTCACGGTCTTGAAGCGCTCCAGGTCGATGAAGAGCAGGCAGTAGCGGTAGTCGTCGCGCCGTTTGCGCCGTTCCAGGGCGCGCCCCAGGCGCTCCATGAGCAGTGTGCGGTTGGCGGTGCCGGTCAGGGCGTCGGTCAGGGCCAGATGCTCCACCTGCGACTCCAGGCGGTTGCGCTCGGAAATGTCCTCGAAGAACACGGCCACCTCGCCCGGCGCGGTGCGGAAGGCCCTGATGCGGAAAGCCCCGGAGATGTGCCTGTCCTTGTACAGGAACTGCTCGGCCTCCCAGGTCTGGCCTGTACGGCAGACCTCGCGGAACCGCTCGGGGATCTCCGTGCCTGCCAGGGAGGGGAAAGCGTCGTCGATGGTTTTTCCGATGAAGCGGGTGTTGTCCAGGTCAAGGATCGCGTCCGCTGCCGCGTTGGCCCGCACAAAGATGAGGGTGCCGTCCTGCTCCATGCGATAGAGCTGCATGCCAAGCGGCGACGACTCCACGATGGCCCTGAAGCGGGCGGAATCCTCGTGGGAGGCCTCCTCGGCCAGCTTGCGCGAGGTGACGTCCCGGCCAACCGCGATGATCTCGTGCACCAGCCCCTGCGGGTCCACAGCTGCGGTGTCGTGCCAGGAGTACCAGCGCCAGCCCTGGGCGGTCAGTACCCGGTTCTCCATGGTGGCGATATGGGGAGGGCGCGCCAGGGCGCTCAGGAACCTGTCCGTGGCCGCGCGGTCGTCCTCGTGGACCACGGGCATGAAGGCCGAGCCCAGGAGCTCGGCCTCGGATTTGCCGAAGGCCCGGCAATAAGACGGGCTGACCGACAGGAAACGGCCTACACGGTCCAGCTTGATGATGAGGTCGGTCTGGTTCTCGGTCACGAGACGGTAGCGGGCTTCGTTGTCGCGCAGGGCTTCGCGGGCGGCCCGAAGCTCCTGAAGGCTCGGGGCCATGCGCCTGACGCCCAGGATGAGAAGAATGACTCCCGCAGTCGGAACCGCCAGGAGCAGCAGGACCTGAAGCGGGTCGGAAAAATCGAAGATGTCGCGGTGAGCCGCCTGACCGCCAAGCCCCCGGGAAGAGACCCCCATCCACAGGGAATGCAGCCACGCGCCCTGCCCGGCTGCCACCAGCGCCAGCCCCGACGCGAGCTGCCCCGCCCCCGCGATGGAGCGCAGGCCGCGTTGCATCCCGCCCAGCACGACCACGGCAAGGATGAGCGCCAAGACCAGCGCGACGAGCACGGAAAGGGCTATGGCAGAACCTCCGCGAAAAGCTCAGCTCTTGTAGCCGCAGGGCCCGCGCAGGGCAAGCGGTTGGGGCTACGCCGGGACATGCCAGATCCCGCCATATCTCGCCGGTCAAGACATGCCCTCCGGGTTGGATCGCATCGGGCTGTGCCTGCCTATGCCTGCCATGTGGGGCATGCCGATAGTGCCGTGTGCGGACATGCGGCAAATCCCCCGCCAGACGCAAAAAGGCCACGGAGCGGTGCTCCGTGGCCTTTGCAGTCGTAAGGCGGTCCGGCGGGCCGGGGCCTAATGGTGGTTGTCGTCCTTGGGCTCTTTGCCGGTCAGGAAGATCCACCAGCCCAGGGCGGCGCCCAGGGTGACGGCCATCAGGATGTAGGCCACCCCTTTGGTGTAGACCATGAAGTCGTGATAGACGTGGAATTCCATGTCCTATTCTCCTCTCTTAATGGTGGCCCTTGTAGGCCGGGTGGTCGGAGAAGATCGCCATGTACTTGGAGATGAAGCGGAAGCACAGGATGATCAGGGTGACCACGAAAACCGAGACAATGATTTCCTGGAGCGAGGGCGTGTACCGTGCCGACTCGGGCAGGTGCACGTTGAAGCCGAACCAGGAGACGTTGAAGCGGTTGAACACGATGCCGAGCACCGCCAGGGTGGCGGCCACCTTGATGGTGCCGGTGTGCTTGTTGCGGTAGCCCACTGCGTACAGGAAGGCGGGCAGCAGCACGAAGCCGAACATCTCGGTGAGCCACATCAGGCCGTACTTCCCGTGGAAGATGTAGCCCCACTTGTCTTCGCCGGCGATGGCCATGATCTTCATGGCGAAGTAGCCCAGCATGACGATGGAGCAGGCCTTGGCGAAGGAGAACAGGATACCATCGTGGTCACGATTGTATTCCGGGCTCATGCGGCTGTGCAGGTAGTGATGCGAGATGGTTCCCTCGAAGATGACCATGGACATGCCCGCGAACATCGAGGACACGAAGAACTGCAAGGGCAGCTGGTAGGTGTACCAGAGCGGGTGCATCTTGTGCGGCGCGATGAGGTAGAGCATGCCGAGCGAGGACTGGTGCATGGTGGAGAGCACCACGCCCATCACGGTCAGGGGAATCGTGCACTTGTGGATGATGTGGCTGATCTTCTGCCAACCCACCCAGTCGGTGAAGTTGGGCATCCATTCGATCATCAGCACCGTGACGTACAGCATGACGCACAGGCCGACTTCGAAGAGGACC
This region includes:
- the hmcD gene encoding sulfate respiration complex protein HmcD; this translates as MEFHVYHDFMVYTKGVAYILMAVTLGAALGWWIFLTGKEPKDDNHH
- a CDS encoding branched-chain amino acid ABC transporter permease translates to MSLAWFLQNLLNGLSIGSVYAVFALGYTLVFSILGIINFAHGAVFTLGAYLTYVLAVGQFGLNGMLAGVTLPFKLPFVLALLAGAFLSGLAGLAVERLAFRPLRKRGADALLALVSSLGVALILVNLIQYLFGAEIYSFPPDVFGSLPAAMIFKIGDKIVAVRSVQVILFGVSMLLLLALVWFIHFTKQGKALQATAENPDTASLLGIGVDTFIMGTFFISGILGGLSGTLIGVSFGLAGPYFGVAYGLKALAVIVLGGLGSIPGAVVGGLVIGLAEAFLPPDMSSYKEAVAYVLLFVILLVRPQGLLGKNAEQKV
- a CDS encoding glycerate kinase type-2 family protein yields the protein MPTSDPAKDLETIFTAALHRIDPYKMITNHVRLEGDVLVVDMEGEVRRVDLTPFSRILVLGGGKASARMARAFEELLGGRITAGLVVVKYGHTDTLTRIEQVESGHPVPDQNGVDGALRLAELARGADDKTLVITCISGGGSALMPAPLRYVVNGETIVLTLSDKQETTKALLACGADIREINCLRKHLSMLKGGRFLKLMAPARSLNFILSDVVGDCLQTIASGVTSADEGTFAEAMGIVRKYGIADKLPPNVLKVLTLGEQGAVEETVKPGDPVLALADNILIGTNQAALMAACDKARELGYNVAPLTCLLTGEAREAAKFQAGIAKDVRKSGMLVAKPACVLLGGETVVTLAGEGKGGRNQEMALAFLAEMDKDADSGKNIYYLSASTDGSDGPTDAAGAFATPQLLEKARKMGLSMGKALAENDSYHFFEALGGLYKTGPTMTNVCDLHMIVVI
- a CDS encoding ABC transporter substrate-binding protein, translated to MTRVIALMALLLSLAVPAMAEPVANPVPIGFAVATTSNVALFGEEQMNGAKIAEAYFNAQNGINGTPIKLIYQDTAGDEAGAVNAFQSLITGKVVAIIGPTLSQQAFAANPLADRAKVPVVGPSNTAKGIPQIGEFVGRISAPMTDVAPNSLKKAMALNPNIKRVVVMFAQNDAFSASETGIFQEAIKGLGLEVVTIQKFQTTDTDFTTQVTAVLGANADLVVISGLAADGGNLVKQLRQLGYKGLIVGGNGFNSTNMFPVCGPLCEGILVAQAYSPQADNPTNKAFVAKFEEAYKKTPPQFAAQAFTAVQVVVESLRNIEKQTGKKITDMDLAEVRVALNKALRTGSFITPVGEISLTPEGEVVQKQFYVSTVKMNPDGKTGAFVLTK
- a CDS encoding EAL domain-containing protein, whose product is MLVALVLALILAVVVLGGMQRGLRSIAGAGQLASGLALVAAGQGAWLHSLWMGVSSRGLGGQAAHRDIFDFSDPLQVLLLLAVPTAGVILLILGVRRMAPSLQELRAAREALRDNEARYRLVTENQTDLIIKLDRVGRFLSVSPSYCRAFGKSEAELLGSAFMPVVHEDDRAATDRFLSALARPPHIATMENRVLTAQGWRWYSWHDTAAVDPQGLVHEIIAVGRDVTSRKLAEEASHEDSARFRAIVESSPLGMQLYRMEQDGTLIFVRANAAADAILDLDNTRFIGKTIDDAFPSLAGTEIPERFREVCRTGQTWEAEQFLYKDRHISGAFRIRAFRTAPGEVAVFFEDISERNRLESQVEHLALTDALTGTANRTLLMERLGRALERRKRRDDYRYCLLFIDLERFKTVNDSLGHQAGDDVLRESAVRIQNCVRTLDTVGRFGGDEFLVLLEDFETFRTVIKVMRRIQEALKLPIPAGGREVRLGSSIGLAMGLATHSCAEELVRQADLAMRRARERGRNRFRVFSPSILRQTERILQLEGDLESSLANGDYHLVYQPIMSLGGGDLVGFETLVRWNHPELGPVSPMEFIPLAEETGKIVPLEQWIMREALRTFAGWRASYPHAAGLTLSVNLSARHIPDQDFTRFVLETLAENGLPSASVKFEITETSLLTGGAPMIRKLEQLRAVGVRFCIDDFGTGYSSMAYLNRLPIDDLKLDIAFVRHLETRADTLEIARAIIGLAHGLGLSVVAEGIETLGQRAILQEIGCEMGQGYLFARPMTAQDVESTYFESPRREHAHQ
- the hmcC gene encoding sulfate respiration complex protein HmcC; this translates as MSPKTYLQFAKEHPILSLIFVVGVVVTINRFLVGGLAATTNLDDNNPWGIWISFDLLCGVALAAGGYTTTAAGLIFNIKGFRTAIKPAILTAFLGYAFVVYALLYDVGQPWRLPYPVFWSPGTSSVLFEVGLCVMLYVTVLMIEWMPNFTDWVGWQKISHIIHKCTIPLTVMGVVLSTMHQSSLGMLYLIAPHKMHPLWYTYQLPLQFFVSSMFAGMSMVIFEGTISHHYLHSRMSPEYNRDHDGILFSFAKACSIVMLGYFAMKIMAIAGEDKWGYIFHGKYGLMWLTEMFGFVLLPAFLYAVGYRNKHTGTIKVAATLAVLGIVFNRFNVSWFGFNVHLPESARYTPSLQEIIVSVFVVTLIILCFRFISKYMAIFSDHPAYKGHH
- a CDS encoding branched-chain amino acid ABC transporter permease — encoded protein: MEDFISRYGFLFVTIIQQALLGLSLYFPLMAGQLSLASIGFYALGGYVAAIMGTHPALAPLRETLGFFIFPLEWLVAGLISILLGLGLGFPALRLRGIYLALATIAFVQVFGVLVLNMPIAGGAVGIFGIPQAFESRLAYIWFFGPLLVLTLLFLKRLEATGTGRLFFSIREDELAARAMGVNVTWRKVQAFVIGCALAGVVGAMSAPFLNTWNTRQGTFDAGVACLAYVLIGGARSKWGALLGAALLVSLPELLRPLKDSRMILNGLVLVLACVYMPQGIVGLFSRRKS